One region of Hydrogenobaculum sp. Y04AAS1 genomic DNA includes:
- a CDS encoding flagellar hook-basal body complex protein: MLPSFYNAISGLDAFNNYLSIISNNMSNADTIGYKAVNPIFENVVANVNVGINTLTDTLKSTIYGAGVIVDSTQLNWQLGNFEQTGNNTDLAIQGNGLFILQDPANAGNVFYTRNGQFTISQQGYMVNPDGLKLLGYKVDQSGSVVGTSLQPIYIIPQQPPKATDLITYQQPTNLNSTAPSITQAFNPLNTATFNYQNTLTTFDTLGNAIEGDTYFQKTGPNTWNYIYAENEKAAYYSNTSGNVLYRNVAGTWQSTTISGGSLTWYNITTPPNTASSSIISTTVSPYYMISGTNSSGSMVTDWVVDVTTSSTTISYVVNPTKPAGGTQEWDTIGSGAANGFVPYNLSSGIGVPIYTGSSTIYAATALLNFDPNTGNITTSSTIGVYTYPTSSSYEYFIGAQNPLVLGDGNIVGNLNSASSQSTGGLAFGQLIGAKPTTSTSAGIIDNSYITQDASDFTITASQDGYSLGNLVNVYVLSSDGTVVGVYSNGQSTPLYRVALAQFQDPNELIEKGSNLYTSIYTPTILLPGSADIIQSGMLEQSNVDIAQAYIQLVTAERSYQANAKVVTSSDNVLQATLNMVTG; this comes from the coding sequence ATGTTACCAAGTTTTTACAACGCGATTTCTGGTCTTGATGCTTTTAACAACTACCTAAGCATCATATCTAACAATATGTCGAATGCCGACACAATAGGCTATAAAGCGGTAAATCCAATATTTGAAAACGTTGTAGCCAATGTAAACGTAGGTATCAACACACTCACTGATACGTTGAAATCTACAATATACGGCGCTGGTGTTATAGTTGATTCTACACAACTAAATTGGCAACTCGGCAACTTTGAGCAAACTGGCAACAATACCGATTTAGCCATACAAGGTAATGGACTATTTATTTTACAAGATCCAGCCAATGCTGGAAATGTTTTTTATACAAGGAACGGACAGTTTACCATAAGCCAACAAGGTTATATGGTAAATCCCGATGGTTTAAAGCTTTTAGGATATAAAGTTGATCAATCCGGGTCTGTAGTAGGCACCTCTTTGCAACCGATATATATAATACCTCAGCAACCACCAAAAGCCACGGACTTAATAACTTATCAACAACCCACAAATCTAAACTCCACAGCCCCAAGCATAACACAAGCTTTTAATCCTCTAAATACTGCTACTTTTAACTATCAAAACACATTAACGACCTTTGATACTTTGGGAAACGCTATAGAAGGTGACACATACTTCCAGAAAACAGGACCAAATACATGGAACTATATATACGCAGAAAATGAAAAAGCAGCATATTACAGCAATACTTCTGGTAACGTTTTATATAGAAATGTAGCTGGTACTTGGCAAAGCACAACTATAAGCGGTGGGTCTTTGACATGGTATAACATCACAACCCCACCAAATACAGCAAGCTCAAGTATTATATCTACTACAGTGTCCCCATACTATATGATATCTGGCACAAACTCATCTGGCTCTATGGTAACAGATTGGGTAGTGGATGTTACCACATCTTCTACTACTATAAGCTACGTGGTGAATCCAACAAAACCAGCTGGTGGCACACAAGAATGGGACACTATAGGCTCTGGAGCCGCCAACGGTTTCGTACCTTACAATCTATCTAGTGGCATAGGAGTACCTATATATACTGGAAGCAGCACAATATATGCAGCCACAGCGTTGTTAAACTTTGATCCAAACACCGGCAACATTACAACAAGTTCAACAATAGGCGTATATACTTATCCTACTTCTTCAAGCTACGAATATTTTATAGGCGCTCAAAATCCACTTGTACTAGGAGATGGAAACATAGTAGGAAACTTAAACTCGGCTAGCTCTCAATCAACAGGAGGATTAGCTTTCGGACAACTAATAGGAGCCAAACCTACAACAAGCACAAGCGCTGGTATAATAGACAACTCATATATAACTCAGGATGCATCTGATTTTACCATTACCGCTTCTCAAGACGGTTATAGCCTTGGAAACCTTGTCAATGTCTACGTGCTATCAAGCGATGGTACAGTTGTTGGAGTTTATTCCAACGGCCAATCTACACCTCTTTATAGAGTTGCCCTTGCTCAGTTTCAAGACCCTAACGAGCTAATAGAGAAAGGTTCCAATCTATATACGTCCATATATACACCAACGATACTGTTACCAGGAAGTGCTGACATTATACAATCAGGTATGTTAGAGCAATCAAATGTAGATATAGCGCAAGCTTATATACAACTTGTGACTGCGGAAAGATCTTACCAAGCAAACGCAAAAGTTGTAACATCTTCCGACAACGTACTACAGGCTACTCTAAACATGGTTACAGGTTAA
- a CDS encoding flagellar basal body-associated protein FliL has product MAEEQVKKEEIGKTGGKKKLIFILIPVILLLIGGGAGAYFFLIHKKRESTKQMVVASQKLGVMYNLGSFLVNLADKNANTYAKVSITLELSNEKVQQEVVKRLPIIKDAIINLLSSKTYDEIRTPEGKEELRLELIKRINAILVTGGVQNIYFTQFIVQSM; this is encoded by the coding sequence ATGGCAGAGGAACAGGTAAAAAAAGAAGAGATTGGTAAAACGGGTGGCAAAAAGAAACTTATATTTATATTGATACCGGTTATCCTTCTTTTAATAGGAGGAGGTGCCGGCGCCTATTTTTTCCTAATACATAAAAAAAGGGAATCAACAAAACAGATGGTTGTAGCATCACAAAAGCTTGGTGTGATGTATAACCTAGGTTCTTTTCTAGTAAACTTAGCCGATAAAAATGCAAATACTTATGCAAAAGTATCTATTACATTAGAACTATCAAACGAAAAGGTTCAACAAGAAGTTGTAAAACGATTACCAATCATAAAAGATGCCATTATAAATTTGCTTAGCTCAAAAACTTACGATGAAATAAGGACTCCCGAAGGAAAAGAAGAACTAAGACTAGAACTTATTAAAAGAATAAATGCAATATTGGTTACAGGTGGAGTACAAAACATTTACTTTACACAATTTATAGTACAATCTATGTAG
- the fliP gene encoding flagellar type III secretion system pore protein FliP (The bacterial flagellar biogenesis protein FliP forms a type III secretion system (T3SS)-type pore required for flagellar assembly.), with translation MRLKTLVNIGLLLLIFIHLAMAQNENPINVIPGIQVKFNNGNFTEAIRLILILTVLSLAPSIIIMTTSFIRIVTVLSVLRQAIGLPNVPPNQVITSLALFLTFYVMYPVINQINQNALQPYLQHKITDKQFIQNTIEPIKDFMVRNTKVSTERTFLLASNIPNKDNIKNINDLPLSVVIPAFMVSELSIAFQIIFLLYLPFLIIDMVVSAILLAMGIIMIPPTVISLPFKIMLFVLVNGWELVILSLVRSYH, from the coding sequence ATGAGGCTAAAGACGTTAGTTAACATAGGCCTATTGCTTTTAATATTTATACATTTAGCAATGGCTCAAAACGAAAATCCTATCAATGTCATACCAGGCATACAGGTAAAGTTTAACAACGGTAACTTCACCGAAGCTATAAGGCTTATCCTGATATTAACAGTACTGAGCTTAGCGCCATCCATAATAATAATGACGACATCTTTTATCAGAATAGTCACCGTTTTATCAGTGTTAAGACAAGCTATTGGTCTCCCAAATGTCCCTCCAAACCAGGTGATAACGTCTTTAGCGCTTTTCCTTACGTTCTATGTCATGTATCCTGTAATAAATCAAATAAATCAGAACGCTTTACAGCCATATCTTCAGCACAAAATTACAGATAAACAATTTATACAAAATACGATAGAACCTATCAAAGATTTTATGGTAAGAAACACAAAAGTAAGCACCGAAAGAACGTTTTTATTAGCTTCAAACATACCAAACAAAGATAATATAAAAAACATAAACGACCTACCTTTAAGCGTAGTAATTCCAGCTTTTATGGTTAGTGAGCTATCAATAGCCTTTCAAATTATATTTTTGCTTTACTTACCGTTTCTAATAATAGATATGGTGGTATCCGCCATACTGCTTGCAATGGGCATCATCATGATACCGCCAACCGTCATATCCTTACCATTTAAGATTATGCTTTTTGTACTTGTAAACGGTTGGGAATTAGTTATCTTATCGTTGGTGAGGAGTTACCATTGA
- the fliQ gene encoding flagellar biosynthesis protein FliQ, translated as MSQDQVLTITENMLKMTVLLSAPILLTTFIVGLLISILQSATQIQEMTLSYIPKILAAFFVIFLLGSWMMKHMVDYTKEIIINIPNYIR; from the coding sequence TTGAGTCAAGATCAAGTGCTTACCATCACCGAAAATATGCTGAAGATGACAGTGCTCTTGTCCGCTCCTATACTTTTAACTACATTCATAGTAGGACTTTTAATCAGTATACTTCAATCTGCCACTCAAATCCAAGAAATGACGCTTAGCTATATTCCCAAAATACTTGCGGCGTTTTTCGTAATATTCTTGCTTGGTAGTTGGATGATGAAACATATGGTAGATTATACAAAAGAAATCATCATCAATATACCAAACTATATAAGATAA
- a CDS encoding flagellar biosynthetic protein FliR, translating to MTLSISIPYLITFLLITLRISSIVFLAPIFGDLPNSFKIFFVIAFSVSLYYYNPVKPVYTDSFIILTLMALKEFSLGFIISLILRFLVDIFFVFGEFVSSSLGLSNATILNPLMGNSTILGTYFSYFFMGLFAASSGFEYIYFILSESLKSIPLGVFDLYNMRPEFILNIFYKSFYTAFQLALPMIAIGLVMNIILAAINRLIPQINVFMVGMPLQTLIGMIFLLLIFPLLGILMHQIFEHYFKFMLEFTRGYHGLGK from the coding sequence ATGACGTTAAGTATATCTATACCATATCTCATAACGTTCTTACTTATAACGCTTAGAATATCTTCTATAGTATTTTTAGCACCGATTTTTGGGGATTTGCCAAACAGCTTTAAGATATTTTTTGTGATAGCTTTTAGTGTATCGCTTTATTATTACAACCCTGTAAAACCAGTCTATACAGATAGTTTTATAATATTAACACTGATGGCTTTGAAAGAATTTAGCTTGGGTTTTATTATAAGCTTGATACTAAGATTCTTAGTAGATATTTTCTTTGTTTTTGGAGAATTCGTGTCTAGTTCTCTTGGATTGTCAAACGCCACTATCTTAAATCCGCTTATGGGAAATTCTACAATTTTGGGCACATACTTTAGTTATTTTTTCATGGGGCTTTTCGCAGCATCATCTGGTTTTGAATATATTTACTTTATTCTATCGGAAAGCCTTAAGAGTATACCGCTTGGAGTCTTTGATCTATACAACATGAGACCTGAGTTTATATTAAATATCTTTTATAAAAGCTTTTATACTGCTTTTCAATTAGCTCTTCCTATGATAGCTATAGGTCTTGTGATGAATATAATTCTAGCAGCTATCAATAGGCTTATACCTCAGATAAACGTTTTCATGGTAGGCATGCCACTTCAAACACTTATAGGTATGATATTTTTGTTGCTTATTTTCCCTCTATTAGGGATACTTATGCACCAAATATTTGAACATTATTTTAAATTTATGCTAGAGTTTACAAGGGGTTATCATGGCCTCGGAAAATAA
- the flhB gene encoding flagellar biosynthesis protein FlhB, which yields MASENKTEKATPYRRGKLKSEGNVAKSQEVVSALLMLVSTGALFFIGYKIFILFSDLILDGSLRIDDPSFTPSDATKFLGLSFKKLLSDITPLFILAVLIVVFGYILQFGFIFTFKPLEPNFSKLNPVDGLKNLFSLNALFELVKNSLKVMLLLIASFFILYFSFHTLVFSSYMSPSKGLSEIARLIFKLLISIGIIGLMLAGLDFAYKKFDYEKRIKMSKQEVKDEFKQFEGNIEVKAKIRRRMMELSRSRMMQEVPKASVVITNPTHFAVALRYIPKQDRAPIVVAKGQDYMAKKIIEIAELNDVPVVRKPELARALYKAVDIEEEIPPEFYKAVAEIIAYIVKRKQRGLL from the coding sequence ATGGCCTCGGAAAATAAAACAGAAAAAGCTACACCATATCGAAGAGGCAAGCTGAAATCGGAAGGTAACGTAGCAAAAAGCCAAGAAGTTGTATCTGCCCTTTTGATGCTAGTTTCAACAGGGGCATTGTTTTTTATAGGTTATAAAATCTTTATACTATTTTCGGATTTAATATTGGATGGGAGTTTACGAATAGATGACCCTTCGTTTACACCTTCTGATGCTACAAAGTTTTTAGGTTTATCTTTCAAAAAGCTGCTATCAGACATTACACCTCTTTTTATATTAGCTGTTTTGATAGTTGTATTTGGATATATTTTGCAGTTTGGTTTTATATTTACATTTAAACCTTTAGAGCCTAATTTTTCTAAACTGAATCCTGTAGATGGCCTCAAAAACCTCTTTAGCCTCAACGCACTTTTTGAACTAGTTAAAAACTCTTTAAAAGTTATGCTTCTTTTAATAGCGTCGTTTTTTATATTATATTTTAGTTTTCATACCCTTGTATTTTCTTCCTACATGTCACCATCTAAGGGCCTTAGTGAAATAGCAAGGTTAATTTTTAAGCTTTTAATATCTATAGGTATAATAGGTCTGATGCTTGCGGGGTTGGATTTCGCTTACAAAAAATTTGACTATGAAAAGCGTATAAAAATGTCAAAGCAGGAGGTAAAAGATGAGTTTAAACAGTTTGAAGGAAATATTGAGGTAAAAGCAAAGATAAGAAGGAGAATGATGGAGCTATCAAGATCTAGAATGATGCAAGAAGTCCCAAAAGCAAGCGTAGTAATCACAAACCCAACACACTTTGCAGTGGCTTTAAGATATATACCAAAACAAGATAGAGCACCTATTGTAGTAGCAAAAGGTCAAGATTATATGGCTAAAAAAATCATAGAAATAGCAGAACTAAACGATGTTCCAGTAGTAAGAAAGCCAGAGTTAGCAAGGGCACTTTACAAAGCGGTAGATATAGAAGAAGAAATACCACCGGAGTTCTACAAAGCTGTAGCCGAAATAATAGCTTATATAGTAAAAAGAAAACAGCGTGGTCTCTTATGA
- a CDS encoding 7-carboxy-7-deazaguanine synthase QueE gives MINEVFYSIQGEGFLIGTPALFVRFQGCNLRCVWCDEKNALDFDKTTKSYTKAIEEIEDILAAHNPSLIVLTGGEPLLNEDFINIFSYFKSLDKTIQIETNATILKDDIETLFKTYARTYITLSPKYISNYIIHPKFLAFDKNIELKIVVDEHLNEGILEREYMKPFIEKGLLILQPLWENGNVKFLDKAIKLAEKFNTRIIPQMHKLLGLK, from the coding sequence ATGATAAATGAGGTTTTTTATTCTATACAAGGAGAAGGATTTTTGATAGGTACTCCCGCTTTGTTTGTGAGATTTCAAGGGTGCAATTTAAGATGCGTTTGGTGTGATGAAAAAAATGCTTTAGATTTTGACAAAACCACAAAATCCTACACCAAAGCGATAGAAGAAATAGAAGATATACTAGCTGCCCATAATCCATCTTTAATAGTACTAACGGGCGGTGAACCTCTTTTAAACGAAGATTTTATAAATATTTTTTCTTATTTTAAAAGCCTAGATAAAACAATACAAATAGAAACAAACGCCACAATCTTAAAAGACGATATAGAAACACTCTTTAAAACCTATGCAAGAACTTACATTACGTTATCGCCAAAATACATATCAAACTATATCATACATCCGAAGTTTTTGGCTTTTGATAAAAACATAGAGTTAAAGATAGTGGTAGATGAGCATTTGAATGAAGGCATTTTAGAAAGAGAGTACATGAAGCCCTTTATAGAAAAAGGGTTGTTGATACTACAGCCTCTGTGGGAAAATGGAAACGTGAAGTTTCTTGATAAAGCAATAAAGCTAGCAGAAAAATTCAACACTAGAATAATACCACAAATGCACAAACTTTTAGGTTTAAAATAA
- the rnhA gene encoding ribonuclease HI, producing the protein MMEIKIYTDGSCLGNPGAGGYCAILKAIKNGKVVKEKIIKGTEANTTNNRMELKAVIEALKALSKKDQKITIYTDSQYVANGIKLWLNNWIKKDFKGIKNEDLWKELYELLKNQNIEVVWLRGHQKNKGDDHDTNNLCDKIAKEEAMKVIKETS; encoded by the coding sequence ATAATGGAAATAAAGATATACACGGACGGAAGTTGTTTGGGAAACCCAGGAGCAGGTGGTTACTGTGCCATATTAAAAGCCATAAAAAATGGCAAAGTAGTAAAAGAAAAGATAATAAAGGGTACTGAGGCAAACACCACCAACAACCGAATGGAACTAAAAGCTGTAATAGAGGCTTTAAAAGCTTTAAGTAAAAAAGACCAAAAAATAACCATATATACAGATAGCCAATACGTGGCAAACGGCATAAAGCTATGGCTAAATAATTGGATTAAAAAGGATTTTAAAGGCATAAAAAACGAAGATTTATGGAAAGAGCTTTACGAGCTTTTAAAAAATCAAAATATAGAAGTAGTGTGGTTAAGAGGGCATCAAAAGAACAAAGGAGATGATCATGACACAAACAATTTATGTGATAAAATAGCAAAAGAAGAGGCTATGAAGGTAATAAAAGAGACCTCATGA
- a CDS encoding tetratricopeptide repeat protein — protein sequence MDKKIIYLGMVVGVVALSSCERVYQKKDFQDYSNFVEYSESVVPFYLDMIQKPMYFNFHLTNPQKRKEYEHLASLYCKAKGGDFIKNGPWLYCNSSKDEYMIHETDYGFEVYAKPTKQIEEIISKGINLMKSERYQKANEVLKKAFEFANVVGKKYLIGEAAYYIAYNDFLSSRYYDIDKVFKYIRIAQENGIDVSSFISDIKIYTQKILNSVLNKAKSGQKQLALRDLSRAFKIAKLLNDNNLLYTTYYYSGNFYLETGDYDKAIEYLQQAIALGQDKPNTLGLLYNLLGQAYEKKGDLPDAEKYYVESSQIALKNGDTEGAAIPLRHLGDIYYQKGNYQKAYQYHLQALMIRGYKTRKGGARYGLDLDLYNVGNDLYKMNQCKNAVAYLDEAVPYLEKFGIYDTMAKALYEDISCYQKLGNNEKAKELFNQYKSILAQQNMLPKFKSLGF from the coding sequence ATGGACAAAAAAATTATATATTTAGGAATGGTGGTTGGCGTAGTGGCCCTGTCTAGTTGCGAAAGAGTTTATCAAAAGAAAGATTTTCAAGATTATTCAAACTTTGTAGAATACTCTGAGAGCGTTGTTCCTTTTTATCTTGATATGATACAAAAGCCTATGTATTTTAACTTTCATCTTACAAACCCTCAAAAACGCAAAGAGTACGAACATTTGGCTTCTTTATACTGTAAGGCAAAAGGTGGTGATTTTATAAAGAACGGTCCATGGCTATATTGCAACTCTTCAAAAGACGAATACATGATACATGAGACAGATTACGGATTTGAGGTTTATGCAAAACCCACCAAGCAGATTGAAGAGATTATAAGTAAAGGCATAAACTTAATGAAGTCAGAAAGATATCAAAAAGCAAATGAAGTGTTAAAAAAAGCTTTTGAGTTTGCAAACGTAGTAGGTAAAAAGTATCTTATTGGAGAAGCAGCTTATTATATAGCTTACAACGACTTTTTATCATCTAGATACTACGACATAGACAAGGTATTTAAATATATAAGGATAGCTCAAGAAAATGGTATTGATGTATCTAGTTTTATAAGTGATATCAAAATATATACTCAGAAGATTCTTAATAGCGTGTTAAACAAGGCCAAGTCTGGTCAAAAACAACTCGCTTTAAGAGATTTGTCTAGAGCTTTTAAAATAGCAAAACTTCTAAACGACAACAACCTTTTATATACGACATATTATTATTCTGGCAATTTCTACCTTGAAACTGGAGATTACGACAAGGCTATAGAATATTTACAACAAGCCATAGCTCTTGGTCAGGATAAGCCAAATACGCTTGGGCTTTTATACAACCTTTTAGGGCAAGCCTATGAAAAGAAAGGTGATTTGCCAGATGCTGAAAAGTATTACGTAGAATCTTCTCAGATAGCTCTTAAAAACGGTGATACGGAAGGAGCCGCTATACCACTAAGGCATCTTGGCGATATATATTATCAAAAAGGCAATTACCAAAAAGCTTATCAGTATCACTTGCAAGCCCTTATGATAAGAGGGTATAAAACCAGAAAGGGTGGTGCCAGATATGGACTTGATTTGGACCTATACAACGTAGGCAACGACTTGTATAAAATGAATCAATGCAAAAATGCAGTGGCATATCTTGATGAAGCCGTACCTTATTTAGAAAAGTTTGGTATATACGATACGATGGCAAAAGCCCTTTATGAAGATATATCTTGTTATCAAAAGCTTGGAAACAATGAAAAAGCGAAAGAGCTTTTCAACCAATACAAAAGTATCTTAGCCCAACAGAATATGCTGCCAAAATTTAAGAGTCTTGGATTTTAA
- a CDS encoding 4Fe-4S dicluster domain-containing protein, translated as MALLELLGEYPYTTKYTKVRFAFNVISAITLVIFPVFHLIKMDFANGNYYLWGHYTTNWTKPAIWAFSLWIALYTVTFVINYFYGRFFCSFICTEGWLIRGVKVLYDRLYRHGKKLQFNIIVFVLNATLTLILLNWIVDLSVLFKPYHPAFWWVSFLTYGLIALNYLAIGWLRQKWCRYFCPIGLYLEVFNQKMRWRITYDKNTCTECLECVRACPIALDPRKLKDELDTTSGLKACYMCGKCVDACMTDFRNHGEEKQALHISKVDDEGNVKDLF; from the coding sequence ATGGCGCTTTTAGAACTTTTAGGGGAGTATCCCTACACTACTAAATATACCAAAGTAAGGTTTGCCTTCAACGTTATATCTGCAATTACTCTTGTTATATTTCCGGTTTTTCATCTTATAAAGATGGACTTTGCCAACGGAAACTATTATCTTTGGGGGCATTATACCACAAATTGGACAAAACCAGCCATATGGGCTTTTTCGTTGTGGATTGCTCTTTATACTGTTACATTTGTAATAAACTATTTTTATGGAAGATTTTTTTGTAGTTTTATATGTACCGAAGGGTGGCTTATAAGAGGTGTAAAAGTTTTATACGATAGGCTTTATAGACATGGCAAAAAATTGCAGTTTAATATCATAGTTTTCGTTTTAAACGCTACACTAACCCTAATATTGTTAAATTGGATAGTGGATTTGTCTGTTTTGTTTAAGCCATACCATCCTGCGTTTTGGTGGGTATCGTTTCTTACATATGGCCTTATTGCTCTTAATTATCTTGCTATAGGATGGTTAAGGCAAAAGTGGTGTAGATATTTTTGTCCTATAGGTCTTTATTTGGAAGTTTTCAATCAAAAGATGAGATGGCGCATTACCTATGATAAAAATACATGTACAGAATGTTTGGAGTGCGTAAGAGCTTGTCCCATAGCTTTAGACCCAAGAAAATTGAAGGATGAGCTTGATACCACAAGCGGATTAAAAGCTTGCTATATGTGCGGAAAGTGTGTAGACGCTTGTATGACGGATTTTAGAAACCATGGAGAAGAAAAGCAAGCTCTACATATATCCAAGGTAGATGATGAAGGAAATGTAAAAGACTTATTTTAA
- a CDS encoding DUF2203 domain-containing protein yields the protein MKYFDLVEANKVLESIKPLIYDFIEKRDEIVDIIERISTIEDELEKLYMESILEEKKQEVNELIYEISSSGAVVKGLNPLLLDFLSKKGNQDIWLCWLEGEEEISHWHGIEEGFMGRKPVELLEEDKKNRDI from the coding sequence ATGAAATATTTTGATTTAGTAGAGGCCAATAAAGTTTTAGAATCTATAAAACCCCTTATATATGATTTTATAGAAAAAAGGGATGAGATAGTAGATATTATAGAGCGTATATCCACCATAGAAGATGAGCTAGAAAAGCTATATATGGAAAGCATTTTAGAAGAGAAAAAGCAAGAGGTGAATGAACTCATATATGAAATATCTTCTAGCGGTGCCGTTGTTAAGGGTTTAAACCCGTTGCTTCTTGACTTTCTATCTAAAAAGGGAAATCAGGATATATGGCTCTGTTGGTTAGAAGGAGAAGAGGAGATAAGCCACTGGCACGGTATTGAAGAAGGATTTATGGGCCGCAAACCGGTGGAACTTTTAGAAGAGGACAAGAAGAATAGAGATATATAA
- a CDS encoding glycosyltransferase family 9 protein, giving the protein MAKVLVLRFSSLGDVILTSSILKPLYDAGFDVYLMTYKEFASIFEDSSFVNVLSVDKSNMFDVAKSLTPDIVIDLHKNIKTFILKNILKAKWFSYDKKSIPRRFCVWFKAFKNNIFYITDEYANAVKPIIDIKNPKPYLEVIDERLERFVSSKPVISLGVGARYDKKKYKYFKELSELFLNSGFEVRLLGDKNDNTDAKGVSYIGKLSLIDTLACIKSSKLVIANDSSITHMARAVGVRVITIFGGTHPCFGFAPKPDEGITISKDMPCKPCDLHGKGICKYGDYPCLDIKPKFIFDKAMMLLG; this is encoded by the coding sequence GTGGCTAAGGTTCTTGTCCTTAGATTTTCTTCCCTTGGAGATGTAATACTTACAAGCTCTATTCTTAAACCTCTTTACGATGCTGGTTTTGATGTATATCTTATGACTTATAAAGAGTTTGCTTCTATATTTGAAGATTCTTCTTTTGTAAATGTTTTATCTGTTGATAAATCAAATATGTTTGATGTGGCTAAAAGCCTAACACCGGATATAGTAATAGACCTTCATAAGAACATCAAGACTTTTATATTGAAAAATATCTTAAAGGCAAAATGGTTTTCTTACGATAAAAAATCTATTCCAAGAAGATTTTGCGTTTGGTTTAAGGCTTTTAAAAACAATATATTTTATATAACAGATGAATATGCTAACGCTGTAAAACCTATTATCGATATAAAAAACCCAAAACCTTATTTGGAAGTAATAGATGAGAGGCTTGAAAGGTTTGTGTCTTCAAAGCCTGTGATAAGTCTAGGAGTAGGGGCAAGATACGATAAGAAAAAATATAAGTATTTCAAAGAATTGTCAGAGTTGTTTTTAAATAGTGGTTTTGAAGTTAGGCTTTTAGGAGATAAAAACGATAATACCGATGCCAAAGGCGTTAGTTATATAGGAAAACTTTCTCTTATAGATACGTTAGCTTGTATAAAAAGCTCAAAACTTGTAATCGCAAACGATTCTTCTATAACTCACATGGCAAGGGCCGTCGGTGTTAGGGTAATTACGATATTTGGTGGTACACATCCGTGTTTTGGCTTTGCTCCAAAACCAGACGAGGGTATTACAATATCAAAAGATATGCCCTGTAAGCCTTGTGATTTACATGGAAAAGGAATTTGTAAGTATGGGGACTACCCTTGTCTTGACATAAAGCCTAAGTTTATATTTGACAAAGCGATGATGCTATTAGGCTAA
- a CDS encoding MoaD/ThiS family protein, giving the protein MKIFYFSILKEKIGAFEEFEFDGTEEELKAYLCNKYPHLCNIIKSSRFAKENEYVEEFKNSDTVFAIPPVSGG; this is encoded by the coding sequence ATGAAGATATTTTATTTTTCAATATTAAAGGAAAAGATTGGTGCTTTTGAAGAGTTTGAATTTGATGGTACCGAAGAAGAGCTTAAGGCATATTTATGTAACAAATATCCACACTTATGCAACATTATAAAATCTTCTAGGTTTGCCAAAGAAAACGAATACGTGGAAGAGTTTAAAAACTCTGATACCGTATTTGCCATCCCTCCGGTCAGCGGTGGCTAA